One region of Bacterioplanoides sp. SCSIO 12839 genomic DNA includes:
- a CDS encoding DUF4136 domain-containing protein, with translation MKLLAAFITACFLIGCSANAPLDYRQSPDRHAADYQTFTLKSIDNVKGTTPQAMGKVGQAIKFALEQKGLKYVDQGADLLVEYAVGVKNTQKLNMQYYPTGQGMYTRHDVASAKIAKLVININDVADKRSIWLTSGSSEIAQEEKTQDEINQAFVAIFAHFE, from the coding sequence ATGAAATTGTTAGCTGCCTTCATCACCGCTTGTTTCTTAATCGGTTGCTCTGCCAATGCGCCGCTGGATTACCGCCAATCACCGGATCGTCATGCTGCGGATTACCAGACCTTCACGCTGAAATCGATTGATAATGTCAAAGGCACCACGCCACAGGCAATGGGAAAGGTCGGTCAGGCGATTAAGTTTGCCCTGGAACAAAAGGGCCTTAAATATGTAGACCAGGGGGCTGATCTGTTAGTGGAATATGCCGTTGGCGTTAAGAACACTCAAAAACTGAATATGCAGTACTACCCAACAGGCCAGGGCATGTACACCCGTCATGATGTAGCTTCAGCGAAAATTGCTAAGCTGGTGATCAATATTAATGATGTTGCGGATAAGCGTTCTATCTGGTTGACCAGCGGCTCTTCTGAAATTGCTCAGGAAGAAAAAACGCAGGATGAAATTAACCAGGCGTTTGTTGCAATTTTTGCACACTTTGAGTAA
- a CDS encoding sulfite exporter TauE/SafE family protein, translating into MDYSEQILLFLIAVVANWFSALAGGGAGLIQLPILIFMGLPFPLALATHKIATVALGVGATLRHLRENHLDKVILALILFAGVPGVIGGVFFILDVPERLAEIALGLLTLALAVYSWFKPQLGLQSDHKHRDWFGFFMGGVVLLLIGFVNGSLSAGSGLFVTLWLVYWFGLEYKIAVAQTLVAVGLGWNGTGAITMGTVADVQWSWIPVLIAGSLVGGYLGAHTSILAGNLAIKRVYEVVTLLVGIKLLAGA; encoded by the coding sequence ATGGATTATAGCGAACAAATCCTGTTATTTCTGATTGCTGTGGTGGCGAACTGGTTTTCAGCGTTAGCCGGCGGTGGCGCTGGTTTGATTCAGCTCCCCATTCTGATTTTTATGGGGTTACCTTTTCCGTTGGCGTTGGCAACACATAAAATTGCTACCGTTGCGTTAGGAGTGGGTGCAACCCTCCGTCACTTACGTGAAAACCATCTGGACAAGGTTATTCTGGCCCTGATCCTGTTTGCAGGTGTACCGGGAGTGATTGGAGGCGTCTTTTTTATTCTCGACGTTCCCGAACGACTCGCAGAAATAGCGCTGGGCCTGTTAACACTGGCACTGGCTGTTTATTCCTGGTTCAAACCACAGCTTGGTCTGCAATCAGACCACAAACATCGTGATTGGTTCGGATTTTTTATGGGTGGTGTTGTTTTATTACTGATTGGTTTTGTAAATGGATCATTATCAGCGGGCAGTGGTTTGTTTGTGACTTTATGGCTGGTGTATTGGTTTGGTCTGGAATACAAGATCGCCGTTGCTCAGACTCTGGTGGCTGTTGGCTTAGGCTGGAATGGAACCGGTGCTATTACGATGGGCACCGTGGCTGATGTTCAATGGAGCTGGATTCCGGTTTTGATTGCGGGTTCGTTAGTGGGCGGCTACCTTGGTGCACACACGTCCATTCTTGCCGGAAATCTGGCGATTAAGCGGGTTTATGAAGTCGTGACATTGTTGGTGGGCATCAAGTTATTGGCCGGGGCCTGA
- the cobB gene encoding Sir2 family NAD+-dependent deacetylase, which yields MPAEDSLKLLSPQKIVVLTGAGISAESGVKTFRDNDGLWEHHRIEDVATPEAFARDPELVQHFYNLRRAQLNDVAPNSAHHALAAFEQHFLQKTDNEFLLVTQNVDNLHDRAGSKNLLHMHGELALSRCINSGQIHQQKQPITPESRCTCCHINHNTLRPHIVWFGEMPLHMDTIYQALEQCDLFISIGTSGHVYPAAGFVEIARAAGAYTLEINLEPSQVNRLFHQHIQGPAGTEVPKILKTWQTI from the coding sequence ATGCCTGCTGAAGATTCCCTGAAATTACTCTCACCCCAAAAAATTGTTGTATTAACCGGTGCAGGCATATCGGCTGAGTCAGGTGTCAAAACATTCCGGGATAATGATGGGCTGTGGGAGCATCACAGAATTGAAGATGTCGCCACACCCGAGGCATTTGCGCGAGACCCGGAACTGGTTCAGCACTTCTACAATTTACGACGGGCTCAACTGAACGATGTTGCCCCAAACAGCGCCCACCATGCTCTGGCAGCGTTTGAACAGCATTTTCTGCAAAAAACGGATAATGAGTTTTTGCTGGTAACACAAAATGTTGACAACCTGCATGACCGGGCGGGCAGCAAAAATTTGCTGCATATGCATGGCGAACTCGCCTTGTCACGCTGTATTAACTCAGGACAAATACATCAGCAGAAACAACCCATAACCCCCGAAAGCCGCTGTACCTGCTGCCACATCAATCACAATACGCTGCGTCCTCATATTGTCTGGTTTGGTGAAATGCCGCTGCATATGGATACCATTTATCAGGCGCTGGAACAGTGTGATTTATTTATATCCATTGGCACTTCCGGGCATGTTTACCCAGCTGCAGGATTTGTTGAGATCGCTCGCGCAGCCGGCGCCTACACATTGGAAATAAATCTGGAACCCTCCCAGGTTAATCGCTTGTTTCATCAACATATCCAAGGACCTGCAGGCACAGAAGTTCCGAAGATTCTGAAAACCTGGCAGACAATCTGA
- a CDS encoding TRAP transporter substrate-binding protein — protein MKRWLAAGVCTLAIVAPTQAAEKVYRLKLAETWPTNFPVFGDAPRNMAAMAEKMSKGRLKITIDSKNKHKAPLGVFDMVRAGQYDMGHSASYYWKGKVPATLYFTTMPFGMTAPEQYSWFYYGGGMELMEKVYSKYNVLSFPGGNTGNQMGGWFQKEINSLDDLKGLKMRIPGFAGEVLAKLGAKPTNIPAGELYTALERRTIDALEWVGPSLDLRMGFHKIAPFYYTGWHEPATELQFMINKRSWDRLPADLQEILRVAMRTAAYDMYIQSYHESAENLQKIENEYKNVQIKTFPESVMSAMRKANEELLAEKAAADPLAKEILDSQASYLKKARRWTEISDKAYLNSIAQ, from the coding sequence ATGAAACGCTGGCTTGCTGCCGGTGTCTGTACCCTAGCCATTGTTGCCCCCACTCAGGCAGCAGAAAAAGTTTACCGCCTGAAGCTGGCCGAAACCTGGCCAACGAACTTCCCGGTTTTTGGTGATGCGCCACGCAATATGGCAGCCATGGCCGAAAAAATGTCTAAAGGTCGACTGAAAATCACCATCGATTCCAAAAACAAACACAAAGCACCCTTAGGTGTCTTTGATATGGTTCGTGCTGGCCAGTATGACATGGGTCACTCAGCGTCTTATTACTGGAAGGGCAAAGTACCAGCAACGCTGTACTTCACAACCATGCCATTTGGTATGACAGCACCGGAACAATATTCCTGGTTCTACTACGGCGGTGGTATGGAGCTGATGGAAAAAGTCTACAGCAAATACAACGTGTTAAGTTTCCCGGGTGGTAACACCGGTAACCAAATGGGTGGTTGGTTCCAGAAAGAAATCAACTCTCTGGATGACTTAAAAGGCCTGAAAATGCGTATCCCGGGCTTTGCTGGCGAAGTACTGGCGAAACTGGGTGCCAAACCAACCAATATCCCGGCGGGCGAACTGTACACCGCACTGGAACGCCGTACCATCGATGCTTTGGAATGGGTAGGCCCGTCTCTGGACCTGCGCATGGGTTTCCACAAAATTGCACCGTTCTACTACACCGGTTGGCATGAACCAGCCACTGAGCTGCAATTTATGATCAACAAGCGTAGCTGGGACCGTTTACCGGCAGATCTGCAGGAAATCCTGCGTGTTGCCATGCGTACCGCCGCTTATGACATGTACATCCAGTCGTACCATGAGTCTGCAGAGAACCTGCAAAAAATTGAAAACGAGTACAAAAACGTACAAATCAAAACCTTCCCGGAATCAGTCATGAGCGCCATGCGCAAAGCCAACGAAGAACTGCTGGCTGAAAAAGCGGCTGCTGACCCTCTGGCAAAAGAAATTCTGGATTCACAGGCAAGCTACCTGAAAAAAGCGCGCCGCTGGACCGAAATTTCTGACAAAGCGTACCTGAACAGTATCGCGCAATAA
- a CDS encoding efflux RND transporter permease subunit has protein sequence MNGQHNTSVSNNAATYFIQHSTTSWMLLLILLIGGIVSYMGLGRLEDPQFTIKEAMVVTYYPGANALQVEEEVSAPLESAIQSLPYIDHVTSISKSGFSQIHLIIKPTYKSNQLPQIWDELRRKVRDEQSALPPGAITPIVLDDFADVYGVLLSLSGDHYSYQELDDFADFLKRELSTVEGVAKVEFAGAQEEQVFIDISREKMANLGIPMSRLYSLLNTQNAVSDAGHVRYAGEYIRIHPTGEFTSVQQMGDLLVSDPGSEKLIYLKDIANISEGISDTPTHLVNYRSQPSLHIGISFNQGVNVVEIGHAIRHKLAELKYNQPLGVELNTLYDQPAEVEASSKGFVLNLLISVIIVIAVLFVFMGPRAGLIIGLVLFLTILGTFIVMKSMNIELHRISLGALIIALGMLVDNALVITEGIMVGLQKGQSRVRAAFEIVKQTQWPLLGATIIAITAFAPIGLSPDSTGEFVGPLFYVLLISLLLSWFTALSLTPFLCNLLFAKQEEQGASDKTDTEPYKGALYDFYRTALALMLHNRATTGVVMLVALLAAIYGFGFVKQSFFPPSNTPMFLVDIWLPEGSDIHATQKQAQALEQYFLKQPGVEFTSSTVGQGELRFMLTYAPERQYRAFAQVMVRTEDRDMITPMIDEARVWTQRQMPSSEIKFKRLEIGPATSAKIEVRFFGPDQVKLRQLAEQAKTILKADPYADNIRHDWREREKVIRPVFDEDNARRAGISRQDLDDLLLLSVSGKPIGIYREGTTLKPIIMRPPAIERLDIDSLMDLQIWSPVFNRYIPIQQVVERFDLVFEDPIIARRDRKRTIQIYADPTLNSGLTANDLLNRIRPEIEAIELPPGYELEWGGEFEASTDAEESVYASLPLGYLFMFIITVLLFNELRSALVIWACVPLAIIGVAAGMLVLNAEFGFMALLGLLSLSGMIVKNGIVLVDQIRLEIAQGKAEYDAVFDASISRLRPVTMAALTTILGLLPLLIDPFFSAMAVVICFGLAFATVLTLGVVPVLYAMMHGIRNPE, from the coding sequence ATGAACGGACAACACAATACGAGTGTGAGCAATAACGCTGCGACTTATTTTATCCAACACTCCACCACCAGCTGGATGTTGTTATTGATTCTGCTTATTGGGGGTATCGTCAGCTATATGGGGTTGGGCCGACTGGAAGACCCTCAGTTTACGATTAAAGAAGCCATGGTCGTGACCTATTACCCTGGTGCGAATGCATTACAGGTAGAAGAAGAAGTCAGCGCGCCATTGGAAAGTGCAATTCAATCGTTGCCCTACATTGACCACGTCACCTCCATATCCAAAAGTGGTTTTTCCCAGATACACCTGATTATCAAGCCCACATACAAATCAAATCAGTTACCACAAATCTGGGATGAATTACGTCGAAAAGTTCGTGATGAGCAATCAGCCCTGCCACCCGGTGCTATCACCCCGATTGTTTTGGACGACTTTGCCGATGTGTATGGCGTTTTACTGTCACTCAGCGGCGATCATTATTCCTACCAGGAACTGGATGATTTTGCTGATTTTCTGAAGCGGGAGTTATCAACCGTAGAGGGCGTTGCCAAAGTTGAGTTTGCCGGTGCTCAGGAAGAGCAGGTTTTCATCGATATTTCGCGTGAAAAAATGGCGAACCTGGGGATTCCCATGTCACGCCTGTACAGCTTATTAAATACTCAGAACGCGGTTAGTGATGCAGGCCACGTTCGTTATGCTGGAGAGTATATACGTATCCACCCAACCGGGGAGTTTACTTCGGTGCAACAAATGGGTGACCTGTTAGTCAGCGACCCTGGTTCAGAAAAACTCATCTACCTGAAAGACATCGCCAATATTTCAGAGGGTATTTCAGATACACCAACTCACTTGGTTAATTATCGCTCTCAGCCGTCACTGCACATCGGTATATCGTTTAATCAGGGCGTCAACGTGGTCGAGATTGGCCATGCAATTCGCCATAAGCTGGCCGAGTTGAAATACAACCAACCGTTAGGAGTAGAACTAAACACACTGTATGACCAACCTGCCGAAGTAGAAGCGTCGTCCAAGGGCTTTGTTCTGAATTTGTTAATTTCGGTCATCATCGTTATTGCCGTGTTATTTGTATTTATGGGGCCGAGAGCTGGTCTGATTATTGGTCTTGTCTTATTTCTGACAATTCTGGGAACATTTATTGTGATGAAGTCGATGAATATCGAGCTTCATCGTATCTCTCTGGGCGCTCTTATTATTGCTCTCGGGATGTTGGTAGATAATGCACTGGTTATCACTGAAGGCATCATGGTTGGCTTACAAAAAGGCCAAAGCCGGGTTCGCGCCGCCTTTGAAATTGTCAAACAAACTCAATGGCCACTGCTCGGGGCAACCATTATTGCCATTACTGCATTTGCTCCTATCGGATTATCGCCAGATTCCACTGGTGAATTTGTTGGGCCGCTTTTCTATGTATTACTGATATCGCTACTGTTAAGTTGGTTTACGGCACTCAGCCTGACACCGTTTTTATGCAATCTGTTATTTGCCAAACAGGAAGAACAAGGCGCGTCAGACAAAACCGATACCGAGCCTTATAAAGGGGCGCTTTATGACTTTTACCGCACAGCACTCGCGCTGATGCTGCACAACCGTGCCACGACCGGAGTCGTTATGTTGGTTGCATTGTTAGCGGCTATTTATGGTTTCGGTTTTGTTAAGCAAAGCTTTTTCCCGCCGTCTAATACGCCGATGTTCCTGGTCGATATCTGGCTACCAGAAGGCAGCGATATTCATGCGACACAAAAACAGGCACAAGCTCTGGAACAGTATTTTCTTAAGCAGCCTGGCGTCGAGTTCACATCCTCTACGGTCGGTCAGGGTGAATTACGTTTTATGCTGACTTATGCTCCCGAGCGTCAGTATCGAGCTTTTGCGCAAGTCATGGTTCGTACAGAAGACCGTGACATGATCACCCCCATGATTGATGAAGCCAGAGTCTGGACCCAGCGCCAGATGCCGAGTTCTGAAATTAAATTCAAACGACTGGAAATTGGCCCGGCAACCAGTGCCAAAATCGAGGTTCGCTTTTTTGGCCCTGATCAGGTGAAGTTACGTCAGTTAGCCGAGCAGGCGAAAACAATACTGAAAGCCGACCCCTATGCCGATAATATTCGCCACGACTGGCGTGAAAGAGAAAAAGTTATCCGTCCGGTTTTTGATGAAGATAATGCCAGACGGGCCGGAATCTCCCGACAGGATCTGGACGATCTGCTCCTGTTGAGCGTATCCGGTAAACCGATTGGTATTTATCGCGAAGGCACCACTCTGAAACCGATTATCATGCGTCCGCCGGCCATCGAACGACTGGATATTGATAGCTTGATGGATCTGCAGATCTGGAGCCCAGTATTCAACCGCTACATCCCGATACAACAAGTGGTTGAGCGATTCGATCTGGTATTTGAAGATCCGATTATTGCCCGGCGCGACCGTAAACGCACCATTCAGATTTATGCTGACCCGACTCTGAACAGCGGATTAACTGCCAATGACCTGCTCAATCGTATACGCCCTGAAATTGAGGCCATAGAGTTACCTCCGGGTTATGAACTGGAATGGGGTGGTGAATTTGAAGCATCAACCGACGCGGAAGAAAGCGTCTATGCGTCACTGCCACTGGGCTACCTGTTCATGTTTATTATTACGGTCTTGCTGTTTAATGAACTGCGCAGCGCTCTGGTGATCTGGGCATGTGTGCCGTTGGCAATCATTGGTGTTGCTGCCGGTATGCTGGTGCTTAATGCGGAATTTGGCTTTATGGCCTTGCTGGGGTTACTCAGTTTGTCCGGCATGATTGTGAAAAACGGGATTGTTCTGGTCGATCAAATCCGCCTCGAAATCGCTCAGGGCAAAGCCGAATACGATGCGGTTTTTGATGCATCAATCAGTCGTTTGCGGCCGGTAACCATGGCAGCTTTAACCACGATTCTGGGGTTATTACCGCTGCTGATTGACCCGTTTTTCAGTGCCATGGCAGTGGTTATTTGTTTTGGTCTGGCCTTCGCAACCGTACTGACGCTAGGTGTTGTTCCGGTGCTGTATGCCATGATGCATGGTATTCGCAACCCTGAATAA
- a CDS encoding glutaredoxin: protein MQYALYYYDMCPFCQRVLRALPNVNVEVEKRNVLKDQQHRKYQQKETGRTTVPCLLIKDDNGEENWMFESADIINYLKSL from the coding sequence ATGCAATACGCTTTGTACTACTACGACATGTGTCCATTTTGCCAGCGGGTGTTGCGTGCCCTGCCAAACGTGAATGTCGAAGTAGAAAAACGCAATGTTTTAAAAGATCAGCAACATCGTAAATACCAGCAAAAAGAAACCGGCCGCACGACCGTGCCCTGCCTGCTGATTAAAGATGATAACGGCGAAGAAAACTGGATGTTTGAATCGGCCGATATCATCAACTACCTGAAGTCTCTCTGA
- a CDS encoding riboflavin synthase subunit alpha, translating to MFTGIVQTKLAVTEVKRAEAFATFIFDFPERLLQGLEIGASVSINGTCLTVRTIDNNRVSFDAIGQTLKVTNLGQLESGTVVNIERAARYGDEIGGHVVSGHVMDQVAVTDVIDSTNNRVVWMQRPAKLAPYLLDKGFVSLNGCSLTIAEVEDERFAVHLIPETLDVTVFGDIQAGDWVNLEVDAQTQAVVDTVRRLIGDQDDLKKLLQAGS from the coding sequence ATGTTTACCGGCATTGTGCAAACTAAGCTTGCTGTTACAGAAGTAAAGCGAGCGGAAGCGTTTGCTACCTTTATTTTCGACTTTCCTGAGCGCTTGTTACAGGGGCTGGAAATAGGTGCATCCGTTTCGATTAACGGTACCTGCCTGACCGTTCGCACCATCGACAATAACCGGGTCAGTTTTGATGCTATTGGACAGACTCTGAAGGTGACAAACCTGGGGCAACTTGAGTCCGGCACGGTGGTGAATATAGAGCGTGCGGCCCGCTACGGGGATGAAATTGGTGGCCATGTGGTTTCAGGTCATGTGATGGATCAAGTTGCGGTAACCGATGTGATTGATAGCACCAATAATCGGGTGGTATGGATGCAGCGTCCGGCCAAATTGGCGCCGTATTTATTAGATAAGGGCTTTGTTTCATTGAACGGTTGCAGTCTGACGATTGCTGAAGTTGAAGACGAGCGTTTTGCGGTGCATCTGATACCAGAAACGCTGGATGTCACGGTATTTGGCGACATTCAGGCTGGCGATTGGGTGAATCTGGAAGTGGATGCTCAAACTCAGGCTGTAGTAGATACGGTTCGTCGTTTGATTGGTGACCAGGATGATTTAAAAAAACTGCTACAGGCAGGATCGTAA
- a CDS encoding patatin-like phospholipase family protein: MDGDLQQLTDNNPNTQNSPSAQNDLDTDNIGASSMGTTDSFQTASGYQKANGYQKTGLILSGGGARAAYQVGVLKAIHKILPRGDYNPFDVISGTSAGAINGIALASYADNYRIGIRHLERIWSHFECDQIYRTDFKGVSSTLAKLIRSLVIGRGYKHDPVSLLDNTPLRKLLSEVIRFDNIQTAIDNGALHAIAINCSGLESGESVSFFQGHYSITNWQRERRIGSRARLNVDHLMASSAIPMIFPAMKINREYFADGAVRQLAPISPALHLGAEKIMVIGVSGVAHKRKERRQQLEYPTPAKMMGHMLNAAFLDSMETDVERLRRINRTVEKIPEKIRQQEGMELRKIDLLEINPSQSLDDIAGEHADEIPKALKMAIGGSGNTSRNGSGILSYLLFSKGFCQNLIDLGYNDAMTREDEIKEFFSDHFEGRAVNRAS; encoded by the coding sequence GTGGATGGAGATTTGCAGCAGCTAACAGATAACAACCCCAATACACAAAACAGCCCCAGCGCACAAAACGATCTCGACACAGACAATATTGGGGCTAGCAGCATGGGTACCACAGATAGTTTCCAAACAGCCTCTGGTTATCAAAAAGCCAATGGCTATCAGAAAACCGGATTAATATTATCCGGTGGTGGCGCGCGTGCGGCGTATCAGGTTGGTGTATTAAAAGCCATTCACAAGATTCTTCCCCGTGGCGACTACAACCCATTCGATGTGATTTCAGGAACATCAGCCGGCGCCATCAACGGTATTGCGCTTGCCAGCTATGCCGATAATTACCGCATTGGTATACGCCACCTGGAACGTATCTGGTCACACTTTGAATGTGATCAGATCTACCGCACCGATTTCAAAGGTGTGTCTTCCACTCTGGCGAAACTTATTCGCAGCCTGGTGATTGGCCGTGGCTATAAACACGACCCGGTTTCGCTGTTAGATAATACGCCATTACGAAAACTGCTTTCAGAAGTCATTCGTTTTGACAATATTCAAACGGCCATCGACAACGGTGCATTGCATGCTATTGCGATCAACTGCTCGGGGCTGGAATCCGGTGAATCCGTGAGTTTTTTCCAGGGCCATTACAGCATTACCAACTGGCAACGAGAACGTCGCATTGGTTCACGTGCACGATTGAATGTTGATCATTTAATGGCTTCGTCTGCGATTCCTATGATTTTCCCGGCGATGAAAATCAATCGTGAATATTTTGCCGATGGTGCCGTTCGGCAGCTGGCACCCATCAGCCCGGCATTACACCTGGGCGCTGAAAAAATTATGGTGATTGGTGTCAGTGGTGTCGCACACAAACGCAAAGAACGCCGCCAACAACTGGAATATCCGACTCCAGCGAAAATGATGGGGCATATGCTGAACGCCGCCTTCCTTGATTCCATGGAAACCGATGTTGAGCGCTTACGACGGATCAACCGTACGGTTGAAAAAATTCCGGAAAAAATACGTCAGCAAGAAGGTATGGAATTACGCAAAATCGATTTACTGGAAATTAACCCCAGCCAGTCACTCGACGATATTGCCGGGGAACACGCCGATGAAATTCCTAAAGCCTTAAAAATGGCCATTGGTGGCAGTGGCAATACAAGCCGTAATGGCTCTGGTATTCTCAGTTACTTGTTATTTTCCAAAGGGTTCTGCCAGAACCTGATTGACCTGGGATATAACGATGCCATGACACGCGAAGATGAAATAAAAGAGTTTTTCTCTGATCATTTTGAAGGACGTGCGGTTAATCGCGCCAGTTAA
- a CDS encoding efflux RND transporter periplasmic adaptor subunit yields the protein MRYPLMLLLTLFITACGQVEDNQQEPQVRPVKIYQVPQANEVLMRKFPAQVQAAEQAALAFRLPGELLQLPVHAGQQVKRGELLARLDPVNYQIAVDDRKARFDLATLHFRRIEDLYRQQQVSESQYDRAKAELDIAQAALNAAKTDLQYTALTAPFSGVIGEVYVDNHQPIAAGSPVAMLQIQNQLEVRLQLPENLMANISDNTDQDSSNLYQPEVEFEALPGKRFLATYKEHTAQADRATGSYTVTLTLPRPPSLNLLPGMSASVHVDLNQVLSNIKNQILIPASALYQGQELELGSNQASVWTIKPDMTLAKRNIEVGQLTQQGIEVLSGLQPGEQILAAGVHQASEGMRVRPWIQERGL from the coding sequence ATGCGCTATCCCCTTATGTTGTTGCTCACCTTGTTTATCACCGCCTGTGGTCAGGTTGAAGATAATCAGCAAGAGCCACAGGTACGCCCGGTCAAAATCTATCAGGTGCCTCAGGCCAATGAAGTACTGATGCGGAAATTTCCCGCTCAAGTGCAGGCGGCAGAACAGGCCGCGCTCGCCTTTCGCCTGCCGGGTGAATTGTTACAACTTCCGGTTCATGCAGGTCAACAAGTGAAACGCGGAGAACTGCTGGCACGACTCGATCCGGTGAATTATCAGATTGCCGTCGATGACCGCAAAGCACGCTTCGATTTAGCCACCCTGCACTTCCGCCGAATCGAAGATCTGTATCGTCAACAACAGGTTTCAGAATCCCAGTATGACCGCGCCAAGGCGGAGCTTGATATCGCCCAAGCAGCACTGAATGCCGCAAAAACCGACCTGCAATACACTGCCCTGACAGCGCCATTCTCAGGTGTCATCGGCGAAGTCTACGTTGATAACCATCAACCGATTGCTGCTGGCTCACCGGTTGCAATGCTGCAAATTCAAAATCAACTCGAAGTACGCTTACAATTGCCCGAAAATTTAATGGCGAATATCAGCGATAATACCGATCAGGACAGCAGCAACTTATATCAGCCTGAAGTTGAATTTGAAGCATTGCCGGGCAAGCGTTTTTTAGCGACCTACAAAGAACACACAGCGCAAGCTGATCGGGCAACCGGCAGCTACACCGTTACCCTGACCTTACCACGCCCTCCTTCTCTGAACCTGCTGCCCGGCATGTCTGCCAGCGTTCATGTGGACCTTAATCAGGTACTCAGCAATATCAAAAACCAGATTCTGATTCCTGCCAGTGCTCTCTACCAAGGTCAGGAACTTGAACTGGGCAGTAATCAGGCATCTGTCTGGACAATCAAACCGGATATGACATTGGCCAAACGTAATATTGAAGTCGGACAGTTAACACAACAAGGAATTGAAGTGTTGTCCGGACTTCAGCCTGGGGAGCAAATCCTGGCCGCCGGTGTCCATCAGGCAAGCGAAGGTATGCGTGTTCGTCCCTGGATACAGGAAAGAGGCCTGTAA